Proteins found in one Allorhizobium pseudoryzae genomic segment:
- a CDS encoding AzlD family protein gives MTLDPATLAAILAMMAATVFTRLVGALLVNRFDLSPRVEKALSAVPPAVLMAVVTPTAIATGLAETIACAVTALAALRFSLLPAATAGVVTVAVLRGAGL, from the coding sequence CGCTCGATCCCGCGACACTCGCCGCCATCCTCGCCATGATGGCCGCCACCGTCTTCACCCGCCTCGTTGGCGCGCTGCTCGTCAACCGGTTCGACCTCTCGCCACGCGTGGAAAAGGCGCTCTCGGCGGTGCCGCCGGCCGTGCTGATGGCCGTCGTCACCCCCACCGCCATCGCCACCGGTCTTGCTGAAACGATCGCCTGCGCCGTGACAGCTCTTGCTGCCCTGCGTTTTTCGCTATTGCCTGCGGCCACGGCAGGCGTCGTCACGGTCGCGGTGTTGAGAGGGGCGGGGCTATAG